TCGCAGGTACAGGAAAAAACTGGAGTACTGGCCAGCTTCAGGAAGATAGGAGAGAAAGACAGTGATACAGATGAGCAGCACTGTAGAATCCTGACCCACTTTCCTCAAAGACTGTaaaaaagaggagggggaaaaaaagaaaccaagttAAAACCTGTTGCATACGGTGCAGGTAAACACAAGTGTTTAAGTTACCATCTCACATGCAAAAAGGGAATGCTTGGATAAGAGTACACTTGTTTACTCAGAACAGCCCTCTGTAAATGCCTTCTGTTCATAAACAGCAAATACCCAGCATTCCAGATGAAGATGTGAACGCTGCCACAGAGCACACCAGACAAGACACAAAATTACATCAATTTACACCTTAGAATGAggaatttttgcttttcagtttcttacaTTCACAGCCAACTGCTTTTAATCCCAGCTTTTATTCCCTCAGGCTGCCAACATAATTCTCCAAGCAAGCAGAGGAGGTGAAACTCTGCAAAGCTCACAACCATCAGCAAGTCCTTAAAAAGCCAGGGACACACAAGACTTCTCCTGACACAACCCTACTGCTCAGTAAAGTAATTCACATTGCAGCAGCAGGTAGAAACCATGGTGCACCTAGAAAGCTATGATCTTGTTGCTTATTGTGGTGGGATGATTCACAGAATACCAGATCCAAGAGACTCCTGGATCCACAACAGCTTTCTGCTTCAGGTATTGGATGGACTGACCAATGGTGATGGCACCCAGAGGGAACTTGATAAGCTCTCAAGGTGGAACATCATTGAGGTTCAACAAAGAAAAGTGTCAGGTTTTGCACTTGGCTCGGGGTAATGCCAGGTATgtaaactgggagaagaactccctgagagcagcccttccaacccaagctattgTATGATTCTCTGCTATTTAATACATCTGGCACATTGCCTCCAGAGATGCTCTTGCTTTAAGACTTTACATATGCAGCTACTCAGGTAAGAAAGAAGCTGTTACTTTTATATACATGCAGTCTGCTGTCAGTTAAACTGTATCTTTGCCAGCATTCATCTTGATCTTCTGTGGAATGCATCTTCCTtttgagagaaaacagcagaactaCAGCACCCACAGATATCACCAGagtgcagaaaaacagcagcaagatcACTTACAGCAAATGGATCTGCTTGTTCCCAAGAGATTGGAGCTCCCCAGGAGACAGGACGCATCTCTTCTGGCAGAGATtctggcacagccagcaggatgAAACCAATATCCAGCAAAGCAACACCTGAAGCTAGCACGACTACCAGTGTATCACCATAGGCTTGGGAAAGGTATGCACCAATTGCTGGGCTTGTGACCAGACTAGCAGCAAACGTGGCTGACACCTAGAAGCATAAGAGATGAATAACACAGCTTCTCCTGACCAGAGCTTATTTTCTCTCCCACAGTAACTGAAGGGTATTATATTGGAAGGAGACAATCCACGTGGACAGGGATTCTTGTACACAAGGATATGGCATGTTTGCTTGGTGCCATCCAGGCTGAGTTCTAGCAAAAGGCAATTAAAGCTATCCTAGCAGTTCATATTGGTTATGGTGCTTCCAGTAACTCCATAGGAAGGGCACAACCACAGGCTACCTGTATGCACACCAGCATCATGGTCTGAGCTTTTTAACTGTGCAAAGAAGCTGACAGACCAGGCTGATTTAAAGGCCGAGCAAGAATACAGCTGGAGCTCAGAAAACACAGAGATTAGCTTGCTCTCTCAGTGCTCAACATTAGCAAAGCTCATATCATCTTGTCACAGATACTGCCCTCAAGCTTGATGTCTGTAAGGCTCCCACCCTAATTTTACACCTGTCCTAACAGCCAGACCCCAAGTATTTCCTTCAATAGATGACCCTGTTACTAAGCTCCTTACCAGGCCATATGCTGTGCTGCGTTCATGCTCCTGTGTGATATCAGCAACGTAggcaaaaatcacagaaaaggtGACAGCAAAGACTCCAGACAtggaaatgacagcaaaataCCACCTGAAACAGATGTTACCAAAGGCAGAGTTAGAGACCAGCCACATGGCAGAAGTTGAGTTACTACCCCTGCCATATTCCTGCTCCAGTCCATCTTATTTCACTGCATCATAaagcactcagcagcactgagctgcaggctTGCAGCCTATGAagttttatgatttattttccccttctgttaTGGTTTATGTTTTACCAGGTGAAGcaataaagcttttcttcctgaaactGAATCCTTTGGCGGAACTGGACAAGTAAATCAGTCTCTAGGCTGAGGAAAGGCCACATGGCCAGGCTCCTTGTTTACTGGACACTTCCACCTCATCTTTGAATGCAATACCAGCAAATCCTTCACTGCTGAGCTTCACATTCGCTCTTCTTCTCAGAGCCACTCAGTTTGAACAAGAACAAACTCACCATGGACTGATCTTCATAAGGGGAATTGGTGCACATGTGAAGAAGacagtgaggaggaggaaggattTCCTGCCCCAGACATCAGAGAGAGCACCAATCAACGGGGCacttagaaaagaaagcagaccctgggaaaggcagaaaagatgAGAGTTTGACTGAGGGCTTTCTTTCTAATTATCAACAGCAAGAGCTTTTGGAGACAACATCTGAAGATAAAGAACCCATGCCTGTTTCATACAAGCAGGTGATATTACCAAAACGTAACAGTTCATTCAGTTGCTCACATTTTCAGTGAGGAGAACAAAATCCTTGAGCAGCTAAATGCTGCTAAATAATCCAACAGCTTCCcattctctgcagctgctcagcctgcagctgtggTCTCCCCAGGCACccctgtgcagcagggagctgccctGCCACTACCTAAAAAgaagctggcacagctctgtcaCATCAACATCTGCTACAGATCTAGGGAAAGCTTTCTCTTTTACATGGAGACGAGTCAGACCTGATGAGAAACCAATGAAGCACAAATAAAACGGTTCAGTGCCTTTCAAAGCAGAGATAAGCAGGGAACAGACCTTAAGCATAGCAGGGAGCTCCAATACACAGCAAAGGGAACCCCTCTGATGCTATTTCTTGAGATCTTTTCTGCCAGAACTGTGGCCTGGCAACACATCTTGTCTCACTTCTGAGTCAGAACACCTGGCTATTGCTTTTGCAGTGGTTTTGCCTCACATTCTGCCCTGGGGATCTGGCCTAGTCACAGAGCCCATTCACCACACTGCAGCACACTCTTTACTTTCTCTGATGAGAACCCACTAAGGCCAGACCAATTCCAGTTCTTCCTTACTGATAAGCTCAGATGTCATcgatttcttttctcctcaaTTTGGTTCCGTGGCTGATATCATAAAGATTCAGAATGCTTTCAGCTGAAACACATTTGTTACAGCTCCAAACAGATGCTAACAAGCAGCACAATGTTAATTCTTCTCAGTAAGGTCAACTACACAAACTACCCAATTTTATGTCCTATCAATCCTTCATTTTCCATTAGGTTTGCCAGTGAGCAACCCAACATTAAATATGAACATCAAACACTGGCTGATCAGCAAATGTCATGGTTTGCCACTTCTAGCTTTGAACTCAGACTCAAATGCAAGCGAGGTACAGATTAGATTTCATTCCATGCAGCCATGAGAGCAGAAGGAACAGCCCTTACCTTGACTCCGTGAATCAGACCATTCATCAAGAATGTATGCTGAGGAAAAGTCTGGTGTAACACCTAcaggaggagaaataaaagtaaagcaTGCTAGCAACTTGTACAGGGTTTCCATTCCTGCAGGCAACTGGTGGCTACAGATGGCTCTGAGAACACAGCACGGGGAAAATGGGAAAGCAATCAGCATCTCAAGGCAAACCCCCAGCTACAAGAGGACGATCACTCACCGTCAGCATTGGAGTGGTTAGTAAACCCCAGGCAAAGAACTCCAGGAAAATCACCACCACTGCGTGGTACACGCTGGGCTCTCCAATCCCCTGTCGCTGCAAAACAAAGCTCCTAATTAAAGATATGCACATCCTGGTTTGGGATAAATACATTTGGTTGGGAGCTGAAATGTCAGCTCTGACCGAAGCTGTCCCCCCACCCAGGGTGACTCCCTCTGGTCCTACCAATCCTTACCTGTCCTACAAAGCCCAttggtttctttcttccctttcaaagaGCATCTTTGATACCATTAAGCCTTCCCTAAAGACAACTGAACACATCACCCTTCCAAACCTCACCTTAAAGAGCTTTGACATGGACCCCCACTGCCTATTTGGACAGCAGTAGATGCAACAGCTCAGAAAAGGCTCCAGACTTTTGGAAAGGCGAGTTTAGCCCTCAATGCTGACTCTGTTCAGCGTGATGGAAAAGGCCAATCCTTTAGATCAGCTTAAAAAGAAGCTTTGAAGAGTTTGCTTATCCTACTTTTAAGATCTCTCCCAGCACTTCTAAGGCAGCTTTTGTTCAGCTGCCTGCCCAGAAGGTCATCTCCTGTCACACAGGACACATTTACAAAGTCATGAGCTCACAAGTAACACAAATCACGAGGAACGAGGGGAAAACCTCAGCTGAATGACACCAGAGAACTGCACAGGCCAAACATGCAGTAGCACAACACATTCCCTTCCACAAGAAATCATTTCACCTGTTAGCAACAGAATGATTTCAACTCAACAGAAAGTCTccttaaaagaagaaatcaagtCACCAGCAGAGCCAAGAGGCACCCAACCCTGCCCTAGGGAAACTCAAAGCAGTCAGTTTTACTGCACACAAGTGAGATGGCTGTTTGTAGCAGAGGAAGAAGGCCCAGGGTGGCACAAACCCACCTCGTTCCACTCACCTAACAATCtctctgcagaaggcagcagccccCTCTTGCTTTCATCTCCCCTCTTTGTGTTCTCTCAACCATTTCTATCgcaactgaaacaaaactaaCAGCCCATCTCTTCACGCAGCAGATGCAGAAATCCACGTGGAACCTGTTCACAGTTTCCACCTATCAATCACCTCATTGCATTAATTACACTCATAGAATctcagaatggcctgggttgaaaaggagcataacgctcatccagttccaaccccctgctgtgtgcaggtcaccaaccagcagcccaggctgcccagagccacatccagcctggccttgaatgcttccaggaatgaggcatccacagcctccttgggcaacctgctccactCCTTAAGCAGTAGAGAAAAACTCATCTTTGGAGTCACCCCACAAGGGTGCGCACCCCTCTTGGATGCGCAGATATAAGATACAAAGAGATCACCAGGAGCCTGATGACCAGGAGCACAGGAAAGGCTCACTGCCACCCTTATGAGACAGGTGTGCCTCTCTCTGAGCTGCCATTTACCAGGCACTCTGCTGGAACTTCCACTCCAGGTACAGAGCAGCGATGCCTGGAGCTCCTCACACAACCCTCCAAACAAACGAACATTTCACCCAGACCCCAAGGCAAGTTTGCCAAATGATGACACCACAaacggaatcacagaatcgtaggggttggaagggacctcctgagatcatcgaatccaagctccctgccaaagcaggctccctacaccAGGAAACACCCCCAAATTTCCACACACACCCATGGAAACAGAACCCCCATAGGATCatcccctatgaagacaggctgaaggagctgggcttgttcagcctggagaaaagaaggctgtggggtgacctcagtgcagcctttcagtacctaaagggagcctgcaaacaggagggcaatcaactcttggaaaggggagataacagcaggacaaggggaaatggtttgaagttgagggaggggagattgaggttggatgtcagggggaagttctgtgctatgagagtggtgaggtgctggaacagctgcccagagaggctgtgatgccccgtccatccctggaggtgttcaaggccaggttggatggggccctgggcagcctgggctggtgttaaatgtggaggttggcagccctgcatgtggcagggggttggagattcgtgatccttgaggtccattccaaccctggccgttctgtgattctgtgattagagGAGCAGCCGCGTCCATAGGAGGCTCAGAAAGGCAGAACCGCTCCATCCCATCCGAGATCCGgtctgtgggagcagcagctgccggTACAGTGGCCTGGAGACGCTTGACATCCAACACGGCCGAGCCTCCCCGCCGCCCCGACCCCCCTTAAAGCCACTCACGCCGGCCCCGTCCCGTATGACGATCTTCTTGGCCAGCAGGACGCTGCGGTTGAGCcgcttcttcttcttcttctcgCCGGTCATTGCGCCGTCAGGCCGCTGCCGTTCTCCTGCCTCCTCGGCTGCCCCATCCTCCCAGCGGTGGGTCGCGCCGAGCCCGGCTCGGACCCGCGCCCAACGGGTGGGGTCAGAGCGCAGAACCCAGTGCGGGGAGGCGGGAAAAGGCGGCGGATGGAACGGGGGAAGgcgggcggcccggcccggccatGAGGCCCCTCCCGCCCGGCGGCCGCGCCCTCGTCGCCCGGACGATGGCGTTGACGGTCACTTCCGGCGCCCCTCTGTCGCGCGCTGAATCCTCGCGTCCCATTGGCTGTTCCGCTCGCCGCCTGCCGTCTCATTGGTTAGAAGGAGTAGAAGGGGCGGTGCTTCGCTTGAAGGTGTGTGAGGGGCGGTGTCGTGACGTCAGACAGCTGCCTGGAGGTGGCGCAAGGCACGATGGGATGCGCTGGGTCGGCGCAGCGTGCAATTAACCCGTGCTAATTAACGTTGGGCCTGGCGCTGTGCCCTTAATGGGCTGGTGTGTTGTAGGAGACACTTGGTGCCTTGGCAACACTAGTGCTGAGCAGGGGTTCAGTGCTTCCTGGAAGCTCCTGGGGCTGCCCCAAATCATAACCgcagcatggttgggttggaaagcaCCTGCAGCCCCTCCATGGGCTCAGTGCCCCTTCACTTCCAGCTCAGGGTGCCCACGGCTCACCCGTGGCTTTgggcaccttcagggatggggcctCACCGCCTCAAGGTGAAGGATTTCTCccttacatccaacctaaaGTTCTCATCTTTTAGCTTGAAGCCATCCCTTCTCATTCTATTGCTATCAAATAATCATTCTGCTGTGTGCCAACATCCCCTGGGCCTCCAAGACCACCTCACGGGTCCCTTCTGGCTCGGGATTCTGTGGTTTTGTGTCCCAGGGGCAGCCTGGGTTCTGCCTTGCTTTGCTCTGGGGGTTGGAGAAAGGAGTTTGAGCTCTGTGGCAGCCCCTATGAAAGACGAGTGCTGTCCCCAGCCCCCCATCCTCACATTAAAGGTGCCAGATGGGCTGAAACCAAAGGGTTTGCCTTGGGGAGGCAGAGGGCAGCCTTGTCCAAACAGGGGACACTGCAGTTGCCTTCATCTGAGTGCTCAGccctgccccagtgctgctgcagccctgcacacccGCAGCCATGACCAGCTCTCCTATTTCACCAGGCTTGCTTTAATGTGTCCTGATGTGTCAGCACTTTGGGGGGGGATTCATGTTTCAGGGAGGGCTCctctctgctggcacagcttcGAAGCAAAGTGTCTTTTTGAAATGTCTTCCGCTGCTTCTTTTGCTAGAGCCAAAGGGAAAACTTGCATCCTTTCTCAGGTGGGGGAAGCAGGGTCATAGCAGCTGGGTCCCAGCCCCCTCACCCCAAACCCACCACCAAATGGGGACATTGTGACAGCTGTGGCCACGGGCTCAGCACTGACAGACCTGTGCTTGCTTCAGCAACACTGCTTGTATGCATGTGTTCCCTCTCCTAATTAATGCTTCATGGATTGGAGAGTCCTTGATGTTTATTCCCTTCATGCAGTGCCAGAGGTGCAAGGAGCTTCATTAGGCACAATTTAGAAAAGTTATGCAAAtgctggtgagcagcagggcaggaggccaACATTGCTTGCCCTCCCTTCTCCTCGTCCATCCCTGGCTCTGTGGTGCTGGAACCACATGTGTCAAGGGCCACAGGAGCCTTTTGCACCATCTCAGCTAGAAATATGAAGAGATGCAACCTGGGGAGAGATGGAAGTCAGCCCTGTCTGCTCTGAGGCTGTTCTGTGGCTTGGGGGGTCCCCCAGCAGGGCaagtggatgccctgtccttggaggtgttcaaggccaggttggatggggccctgggcagctggtttagcattaaacatggaggttggtggccctgcatgtggcaggggggttggagattcacgatccttgaggtcccttccaaccctggccattctgtgattctatgaagaccCTCGCCATGGTGGGGTGATATAGGCTGCTTTGTTTAGCAATAGGGATCAGCACATTGGTTTAAGGACCAATATATTCttttagcaaaaggaatcaaTGAGTGCTCATTCTAAAATGTTCCATTTCAACTTTGCTTGGTGGGTGGACAGCCTTGTTTTCTCTTAATTCTGCTTCACAAGAAGCACAGGGCTCCTAATAGACTGCTTACATTTCAGCAGGTGCAGAGAGGTTTTCCTTGGATTTTCACATATATTGTTTTGGAAGTTGCTCATTATGGCCTACGAGCAATGGAAAAACAGCTGAAGGTTGGCCAAAAGTCTCAGTGCTGGAACTGATGGTGGAAAAATAGGGAGAAAGTAAGTGGGCATACAACCACCCTAAATGCTACAGCATATATCCAGAGGGATATTAACATATATTAATGAGTTCTTGGTAAAGAATGAATATGTATGTCAATGGGCTGCATATGCATGTCTTAACTGTTTAAATGTAGAACCTGAACTCTAAGAAAGTGCATTGGTTTGTCAAGTTGCCTGGTGTGTAttgaggaataaaggaatggCACTTTTTAACACTGCTCTGGGGTTagagagttttcttcctggattttGGATTGCAGTGGTGTGACAAGATGCTGCATCGTGCCAACAGAGGCTGTGATCTTTATCCCTGGAAGCTTTTCTTTGACTAATGATTAAAAGCAGatgagggaggggggggggggggaggagggcagggaaGCCCTTGCTGCGAAGCTAGCTCTCCAGAGCCTGAAACCAGCTGCTAATGAGATGAAAATGATCCATCAGGGACCTGTGCAAGACTGGGGAGCAGCCTGCGGGAGCTGGCAgccatgcagaagaaatgtggGGGTCATGGAGAGATCGCTGGGGGGAGGATGGGCAACCGAAGGCTGTGAGACAGACATCTGCAGGCAGATCTGCACGAGAAGACTCACAGTTATTTGGCTGGTGTATGAAGGGGAGAGACTGGGCTCGTGGGTTCTGCTTACTTGGAGGAATAAAAGAGAGATGGACTTTGCCAACCAGCCATGTGAAGAATGGCAGCATGGAGGGGGACTCAGCGCTGGGGACGAGGAGACACCAGagcttgttttttcttacagcaggcacttctgcttgcagaaatgctcactgctgcaataacaaaatgaaacactgctCACTGAGATCCTTGCCTGGGATGAAGTTATTGGCTTTGTGAGCGTTTCTCACATGTGAGATGAAGTGATGGGGACAAAAAGCTGCCTGCATCAggcagggcctgcagggacCAACCACCCCCCACCCTGAACCTGGGCTGGAGTTGCCCCATGGAGCTCGCAGGAGTCCAGCATGTTCCAGCACTTTGCAGCagtttaaaaaccaaaacaagaaggGCAGAGAGAGGCTAAGAGAAGCGGTTCCTAATATGGCAACAGCAAATGTATGTAATTCTATTACCCTGATTTATCGATTGCACTTAGAGCGATTACTGGCTTTCACCCCCATCATCTGCCAGGGAGAAGGAGACAGTGAAAAGAAGGCGAGATAAAGGCAGCTGTGCATTGTCCAGGGCACTGCAGGCCCCCAGGGAGGCTCCGGTTCTGTTTTGTGGGGCAGAGACCTGACCCCTCTGCAGCAGAGTGTCCCTCTCAGTCCTCATCCTTCGAAAGATGCTCAGCTGAAAgtggaaaggcagaaataaacagCACCCGAGGGAGGATTTGAGGTGAGGAGGTGGCTCTGGGCTTGGTCCCCATTGTGTGAATCATGCTGGGAGCCCCCACAGTGGGTGCGATGCCTCATGAAGGCTGGCTTGgcctcctgcccctctgctcagaTGCTGTGGATGGATGCCAGGCTGGACAGGAGGTCTGAGTCCTTTGAATCCTTGAAAAAAACCAagaagcagcagccccagggctggaggagaggagtGTTACATGGTTGTTTGAGGTCAGAAAGTCCCTTTAAGTGTGTCCGTCcatcctcccccccctccctccagcTTGCTGCAGATACTGgcaaagaagcaagaaaatgatCGTGCTTTTTGCTGCCCAAGCCCTCCAGGCAGATATAAACAAGTGGGAGCCAGATAAAATCAGAGTGGACAAGACCACTGGGTTGGGAGACATGGAAATAAGCCAGCCCCATTTTGTACAGCAAAGCCCCCCTGCAACCCACCACCTCCCAAGCAGCCCCAGGCACCCTGCAAATGCTTCTATTAATGGACTGGtagaaaaaatggagaaaatgtccCCGTTGCaggtgaaggcagcagcaagatGCTGCTGGCCCCTTCCAGAAGCTGCCTGCTGGCCACTGGGGACATCCCAGGTGTGGGAGGGGGGACCAAGCCGTGCTTCTGTCAGCACAGGCAGCCCGTGTTGTGCAGGAAAGAGCTCATCTCATCCCACC
The DNA window shown above is from Lagopus muta isolate bLagMut1 chromosome 26, bLagMut1 primary, whole genome shotgun sequence and carries:
- the LOC125685009 gene encoding hippocampus abundant transcript 1 protein-like is translated as MTGEKKKKKRLNRSVLLAKKIVIRDGAGRQGIGEPSVYHAVVVIFLEFFAWGLLTTPMLTVLHQTFPQHTFLMNGLIHGVKGLLSFLSAPLIGALSDVWGRKSFLLLTVFFTCAPIPLMKISPWWYFAVISMSGVFAVTFSVIFAYVADITQEHERSTAYGLVSATFAASLVTSPAIGAYLSQAYGDTLVVVLASGVALLDIGFILLAVPESLPEEMRPVSWGAPISWEQADPFASLRKVGQDSTVLLICITVFLSYLPEAGQYSSFFLYLRQVIGFSSETVAAFIGVVGILSILAQTVVLGILMRSIGNKNTILLGLGFQILQLAWYGFGSQPWMMWAAGAVAAMSSITFPAISAMVSRNADPDQQGVVQGMITGIRGLCNGLGPALYGFVFYLFHVELNEMAEVETLGKASKPNMANPTDESSIIPGPPFLFGACSVLLSLLVALFIPEHNLTLRSGSHKKHSNGAQTHTHSPQAGASDGKEPLLEDSSV